A region from the Rufibacter sp. DG15C genome encodes:
- a CDS encoding dipeptidase produces MKWPIIDLHCDLTGYLAWIEGSTALDEDIIGCAIPHLQSGRVRLQTMAFFTPTEPDSSAFTLKQAHLFREVLLQGSDVFTLVKPKELERQVLQENRIAIVSAIENASGLCDEGEPLANAFLRLEKIIELAGPLLYIGLTHVDENRFSGGNFTPGIGLKPDGEELLRYLNGRRIAVDLAHTSDAAAFDLLTFIDKNSLDIPIIASHSNFRSVYDNPRNLPNELVQEVVRRGGLIGINFLKKFVHPEKPEVLLEHILYGLEQAPQALAFGADFFQESGMMEGGESYFHPEHRNATKYQSILQELEAQVSTQELEAISYGNALRFMQQLWK; encoded by the coding sequence ATGAAATGGCCCATCATTGACCTGCACTGCGACCTGACCGGTTACCTGGCTTGGATTGAAGGGTCCACCGCCCTGGACGAGGACATCATTGGTTGTGCCATTCCGCATTTGCAGTCGGGCAGGGTGCGTTTGCAGACCATGGCGTTCTTCACGCCCACCGAGCCCGACAGTTCTGCGTTCACGTTAAAGCAGGCACATCTTTTCAGGGAGGTTCTATTGCAAGGGAGTGACGTTTTCACCTTGGTTAAGCCAAAGGAGTTGGAGCGACAGGTCTTGCAAGAGAACAGGATTGCGATAGTGTCTGCCATTGAAAACGCTTCTGGGTTGTGTGACGAAGGCGAGCCTTTGGCCAACGCTTTCCTGCGCTTGGAGAAAATTATAGAACTGGCCGGGCCCTTGCTCTACATCGGGCTTACCCATGTAGATGAAAACCGGTTTTCGGGTGGCAACTTCACGCCAGGCATTGGGTTGAAGCCAGACGGCGAGGAACTGTTACGCTACTTAAACGGAAGGCGCATTGCCGTGGATTTAGCGCACACCTCAGATGCTGCAGCCTTTGACCTGCTTACCTTCATAGATAAAAACTCTCTGGACATTCCCATCATTGCCAGCCATTCCAACTTTAGAAGCGTGTATGACAACCCCAGAAACCTGCCTAATGAACTGGTACAGGAGGTAGTGCGCAGAGGCGGGTTGATAGGCATCAATTTCCTGAAGAAGTTTGTGCACCCAGAAAAGCCAGAGGTTCTGCTGGAGCATATTCTGTATGGTTTGGAGCAAGCTCCGCAGGCGCTGGCGTTTGGGGCGGATTTCTTTCAGGAGTCGGGGATGATGGAGGGCGGGGAATCTTACTTTCATCCAGAGCATAGAAACGCCACCAAGTATCAGAGCATTTTGCAGGAGTTGGAAGCGCAAGTGTCCACTCAGGAGTTAGAGGCTATCAGTTACGGCAACGCGCTCAGGTTTATGCAACAGCTGTGGAAATAA
- a CDS encoding rRNA methyltransferase, whose amino-acid sequence MSIQLPLSFQVRMQTQLEEDYTAFKEALTSPSPISIRVNANKTSLPTSLTPVPWTETGFYLSERPSFTLDPMFHGGAYYVQEASSMFLEQALKQSVDLEESLAVLDLCGAPGGKSTHIASLLSAGSLLVANEVIKPRANILAENIQKWGSGNVVVTNNDPSHIGALTGFFDVMVVDAPCSGEGMFRKDPDAIQEWSEANVKLCSERQRRILMDVWDALKPGGVLIYSTCTYNSEENEENLAWLSQQQDVETVPLTLQSEWNVTETQEQGMRGYRFYPHKTQGEGFFLAVVRKTEGDEAGNYRKSKRPYLVSASKQEKALVQDWLSAPSDWEIVKHKETLRALPKAWMLELEQLYENLRVVYGGIELAEVMKNNAKPLPALALSQHLSTDAFPHAEVDLATALKFLHREDVVLEDSANGWVLVQFNGVPLGWGKKLQNRVNNHYPKEWRIRMSLDEVLKPENLERQFVLANQ is encoded by the coding sequence ATGTCTATACAACTTCCGCTTTCCTTTCAGGTGCGCATGCAAACCCAACTGGAAGAGGACTACACCGCCTTCAAAGAAGCCTTGACCAGCCCTTCGCCCATCAGCATACGGGTGAACGCCAACAAGACCTCTTTGCCTACTTCCTTGACGCCCGTGCCTTGGACCGAGACCGGTTTCTACCTTTCTGAACGGCCCAGCTTCACGCTAGACCCCATGTTCCATGGTGGGGCGTATTACGTGCAGGAAGCCAGCTCTATGTTTCTGGAGCAAGCCTTAAAGCAGAGCGTAGATTTAGAAGAATCCTTGGCGGTATTAGATTTGTGCGGTGCCCCTGGCGGAAAGTCTACCCACATTGCCTCTTTGCTTTCTGCCGGAAGCCTGTTGGTGGCCAACGAAGTCATCAAACCCAGAGCCAATATTCTGGCAGAGAACATCCAGAAATGGGGAAGCGGGAACGTAGTAGTCACCAACAATGACCCTAGTCACATTGGCGCCTTGACTGGTTTCTTTGACGTCATGGTGGTAGACGCGCCCTGCTCCGGCGAAGGCATGTTCCGGAAAGACCCCGATGCCATTCAGGAATGGTCTGAGGCCAACGTCAAACTCTGCTCTGAGCGCCAGCGCCGAATCCTTATGGACGTCTGGGATGCCTTGAAACCCGGCGGTGTTCTCATTTACAGCACCTGCACCTACAATTCAGAAGAGAACGAAGAGAACCTGGCCTGGCTATCCCAACAACAGGACGTAGAGACTGTGCCTTTGACTCTGCAATCTGAATGGAACGTCACCGAAACCCAGGAACAGGGCATGCGCGGGTACCGCTTCTATCCGCATAAAACCCAGGGCGAGGGCTTCTTCCTGGCCGTGGTCCGCAAAACCGAAGGCGACGAAGCCGGCAACTACCGCAAGAGCAAACGCCCGTACCTGGTGTCTGCCTCTAAACAAGAGAAAGCCCTGGTGCAGGATTGGCTGAGTGCGCCCAGCGATTGGGAAATTGTAAAACACAAAGAAACCCTACGTGCCTTGCCCAAGGCCTGGATGCTGGAACTGGAGCAACTCTATGAGAACCTTCGCGTGGTCTACGGAGGCATTGAACTCGCTGAGGTCATGAAAAACAACGCCAAACCTCTACCCGCCCTCGCCTTGTCGCAACATTTGTCCACAGACGCTTTCCCCCACGCCGAGGTAGACCTGGCCACCGCCCTCAAATTCCTCCACCGCGAAGACGTGGTGCTGGAAGACTCGGCCAACGGCTGGGTGCTGGTACAATTCAACGGCGTTCCACTGGGCTGGGGAAAGAAACTACAGAACCGCGTCAACAACCATTACCCCAAGGAATGGCGGATTAGAATGAGCTTGGATGAAGTGCTTAAGCCGGAGAATCTGGAGAGGCAGTTTGTGTTGGCGAACCAGTAA
- a CDS encoding redoxin domain-containing protein — protein sequence MRYQHFSKILFSVFFLFVLVVQAQAQKTATITGKISKPISDSALVELYTLPASYSGKSYTAALNNSGEFKITVPLEEAMVAELVHGPESMILFLQPGNNLDVRVNTDDFLNTIKYKGTGANENTYLVQFEQKFEEEEDYQVLPDNVHKREADFIKFLEERRSDQRDFLEKYAKKSPVSEAFQNYAKAQIEYSYANDRLTYAELRVRIGGLAPKLSASYYDYLKKMDLNLPGATRNQAYLDFLVNYFQYRALGDRRGNVEKDYYPIMYKMVKEELKGSARDMMMARIISQSARFGYVPDTDAMYSDFQKQVQNPQYLAYVKSQYGQYQKVGMGSQAPDFKLMSAKGDSVSLKSLKGKLVYLGFWRPLCGICQVDQQAYKYFVEQLAEKGITFVQVTVGEELANWKKTLEQKKYPGLHLFSADMEDKVVKAYEVKNFPSYFLIAPDGKLIKTNARRPGYAEGAREIAALVDQYRASSIK from the coding sequence ATGCGGTATCAACACTTCTCAAAGATTCTCTTTTCGGTTTTCTTCTTGTTTGTGCTGGTTGTGCAGGCGCAGGCGCAGAAAACCGCGACTATCACTGGCAAGATTAGTAAACCCATCAGTGATAGTGCCTTGGTAGAACTCTACACTTTGCCGGCCTCTTATTCGGGGAAGTCTTATACGGCGGCGCTCAACAACAGCGGTGAGTTTAAGATTACGGTACCTTTAGAGGAGGCCATGGTGGCGGAGTTGGTGCACGGTCCGGAGTCCATGATTCTGTTTCTGCAGCCAGGCAACAACCTGGACGTGCGGGTAAACACAGACGATTTTCTGAATACTATCAAATACAAGGGCACCGGGGCCAATGAGAATACCTACTTGGTGCAGTTTGAGCAGAAGTTTGAGGAAGAGGAAGACTACCAGGTCTTGCCAGACAATGTGCACAAGCGCGAGGCAGACTTTATCAAGTTCTTAGAGGAACGCCGCAGTGACCAGCGCGATTTCCTGGAGAAGTACGCTAAGAAATCCCCTGTCTCAGAAGCCTTCCAGAACTACGCCAAAGCCCAGATTGAGTATAGCTACGCCAATGACCGCCTCACCTACGCTGAGCTTAGAGTCCGGATTGGGGGCTTGGCGCCAAAGCTTTCGGCTAGTTACTATGACTACCTCAAGAAGATGGATTTGAACCTGCCGGGCGCCACCCGCAACCAAGCCTATCTGGATTTCTTGGTCAATTATTTTCAATACAGAGCTTTGGGAGACCGCCGCGGCAACGTAGAGAAAGACTATTACCCCATCATGTACAAAATGGTAAAGGAAGAACTGAAAGGTTCTGCCCGAGACATGATGATGGCCCGTATCATTTCGCAGTCGGCGCGGTTTGGCTATGTGCCAGACACGGACGCTATGTACTCTGACTTCCAGAAGCAGGTGCAAAACCCGCAATATCTTGCCTATGTGAAAAGCCAGTATGGCCAGTACCAGAAAGTAGGTATGGGCTCTCAGGCGCCAGACTTCAAGTTGATGTCTGCCAAAGGCGATAGCGTTTCTTTAAAAAGCTTGAAAGGCAAATTAGTGTATCTGGGCTTCTGGCGCCCATTGTGCGGCATCTGCCAGGTAGACCAGCAGGCCTATAAATACTTTGTGGAGCAGTTGGCAGAGAAAGGCATCACGTTTGTGCAGGTGACCGTGGGCGAGGAACTGGCCAACTGGAAGAAAACCTTGGAACAGAAAAAATACCCTGGTTTGCACTTGTTCTCCGCAGACATGGAGGACAAGGTGGTGAAAGCGTATGAGGTGAAGAACTTCCCGTCGTACTTCTTGATTGCGCCAGACGGCAAGCTCATCAAGACCAACGCGCGCCGTCCCGGCTACGCCGAGGGGGCTCGGGAGATTGCCGCCTTGGTAGACCAGTACAGAGCCTCAAGTATCAAATAG
- the radA gene encoding DNA repair protein RadA — protein MAKIKTAYFCQSCGAQSAKWVGRCPACGEWNTYVEEVLSREDVTPTSAWKVGTSSQQVASKPKPIAEITYSEQHRIETQDGELNRVLGGGIVPGSMVLIGGEPGIGKSTLMLQIALSLKNQRVLYISGEESEQQIKMRAERLGAQHPNCFILTETGTQNIFKQIEQLQPEVLIVDSIQTLHSSFIESGAGSVAQVRECTAELLKFAKESGTPVFLIGHITKEGSLAGPKILEHMVDTVLTFEGDRHMTYRILRTTKNRFGSTSELGIYEMLGTGLREVSNPSEILISQREESFSGITIGGTMEGNRPLLIEVQSLVSPATYGTPQRTATGFDVKRLNMLLAVLEKRGGFKLGTQDVFLNIAGGLKVEDPALDLAICAALLSSFEDIAIPHTTCFAAEVGLGGEVRAVHRIEQRISEAEKLGFQDIYISKYNKKGVDFSRFNIRIHAASRLEEVFSGLFG, from the coding sequence ATGGCTAAAATCAAAACAGCATATTTCTGCCAGAGCTGTGGTGCGCAGTCGGCTAAATGGGTGGGTCGTTGTCCGGCCTGCGGTGAGTGGAATACCTATGTAGAGGAAGTGCTCTCCCGCGAGGACGTGACCCCTACCTCGGCCTGGAAAGTGGGCACCAGTAGTCAGCAGGTGGCCAGCAAACCCAAGCCCATCGCAGAAATCACCTACTCAGAACAGCACCGCATTGAAACCCAGGACGGCGAATTAAACCGTGTATTGGGCGGTGGCATTGTGCCCGGGTCCATGGTTCTGATAGGCGGAGAGCCCGGAATTGGAAAGTCCACGCTCATGCTCCAGATTGCCCTCAGCCTCAAGAACCAGCGCGTGCTCTACATCTCTGGCGAGGAAAGCGAACAGCAGATTAAAATGCGCGCCGAACGTTTGGGTGCCCAACACCCTAACTGCTTTATCCTCACAGAGACCGGCACGCAAAACATTTTCAAGCAGATAGAACAGCTCCAACCCGAGGTCCTCATTGTAGACTCCATTCAAACCCTGCATTCCTCTTTTATTGAAAGCGGGGCAGGCAGTGTGGCGCAAGTGCGCGAGTGTACGGCAGAGCTCTTGAAGTTTGCCAAGGAAAGCGGGACGCCCGTGTTTCTGATCGGCCACATCACCAAGGAAGGTTCTTTGGCAGGTCCTAAGATTCTGGAGCACATGGTAGACACCGTGTTGACGTTTGAAGGCGACCGCCATATGACCTACCGCATCTTGCGCACCACTAAGAATCGCTTCGGCTCTACGTCTGAGCTGGGAATCTATGAAATGCTGGGCACGGGCTTACGGGAAGTGAGCAACCCGTCTGAGATATTGATTTCCCAGCGCGAGGAGTCCTTCAGTGGCATTACCATTGGCGGTACCATGGAAGGCAACCGTCCATTATTGATTGAGGTGCAAAGTTTGGTGAGCCCCGCCACCTACGGTACGCCCCAGCGCACGGCTACCGGCTTTGACGTGAAGCGCCTGAACATGCTCTTAGCAGTATTGGAGAAACGCGGTGGCTTTAAACTAGGCACGCAAGACGTTTTCTTAAACATTGCGGGTGGCTTAAAGGTTGAAGACCCAGCATTGGACTTGGCCATCTGCGCGGCGCTGCTTTCCTCGTTTGAGGACATCGCCATTCCACATACCACTTGTTTTGCGGCAGAAGTAGGCTTGGGCGGTGAGGTGCGTGCGGTACATCGCATTGAACAGCGTATTTCTGAGGCCGAGAAGCTGGGCTTCCAAGACATCTACATCTCCAAGTACAACAAGAAGGGCGTGGACTTTAGCCGGTTCAACATAAGGATACATGCGGCCAGCAGGTTAGAAGAAGTTTTCAGCGGATTGTTTGGTTAA
- a CDS encoding secondary thiamine-phosphate synthase enzyme YjbQ, whose amino-acid sequence MKWFQKSIRLPAVKRGFHLITDLLEAQLPELEDFDIGLAHVFIQHTSAGLCINENADPTVRHDFEQHFNKMVPENAPYYRHTLEGPDDMPAHIKAALLGSSVTIPITNGRLALGTWQGVYLCEHRDHGGKRTVVVTLQGQ is encoded by the coding sequence ATGAAGTGGTTTCAGAAATCCATTAGGCTCCCGGCCGTTAAGCGCGGCTTTCATCTCATCACCGACCTGCTGGAGGCGCAGCTTCCCGAACTTGAGGATTTTGACATAGGTTTGGCGCATGTGTTCATTCAGCACACCTCGGCGGGGCTTTGCATCAATGAGAACGCAGACCCTACCGTGCGGCATGACTTTGAACAGCATTTCAATAAGATGGTGCCCGAAAACGCGCCGTATTATCGGCACACCTTAGAAGGACCCGATGACATGCCCGCGCACATCAAAGCCGCTTTACTGGGTTCCTCTGTCACCATTCCCATCACCAACGGCCGTCTGGCCTTAGGCACTTGGCAAGGCGTTTACCTGTGTGAGCACCGGGACCACGGCGGCAAGAGAACAGTGGTAGTGACCTTGCAGGGACAGTAA
- a CDS encoding class I SAM-dependent rRNA methyltransferase, translating to MASLPSILLHNGKEHSLKRFHPWVFSGAIKKIEGDVQEGDIVAVYTHRREFLGIGHYQPGSIAVRIFSFQEVEIDYAFWKSRVQRAVDYRREQGFLDTPDTDVYRLVFAEGDSLPGLIIDVYGNTAVLQAHNVGMFHVRQQIAQALVEVYDGKLTAVYDKSAETLPGKGTEQGQNGYLIGETSTPHVVTENGNKFLVDWVTGQKTGFFIDQRENRELLAHYSKGKTVLNTFCYTGGFSIYALNAGAEAVHSVDVSKKAIVLTEQNAELNNGQDRHEAFAMDTFDFMKGREDFYDVIVLDPPAFAKSQKVRHNALMGYKRLNAEAIEKIKPGGIIFTFSCSGVVDKYLFQSTVMAAAIEAGRNVKVMHHLSQPADHPISIFHPEGEYLKGLVLYVE from the coding sequence ATGGCATCCTTACCTTCTATTTTACTACACAACGGCAAAGAGCATTCCTTAAAGCGTTTCCACCCGTGGGTTTTCTCGGGGGCCATTAAAAAGATTGAGGGCGATGTGCAGGAAGGCGACATTGTGGCCGTGTATACCCACCGCCGTGAGTTTCTGGGCATCGGGCATTATCAGCCGGGCTCTATTGCGGTGCGCATCTTCTCTTTTCAGGAAGTGGAGATTGACTACGCTTTCTGGAAAAGCCGGGTACAGCGCGCCGTTGACTACCGTCGGGAGCAAGGTTTTCTGGACACCCCAGACACGGATGTGTACCGTTTGGTCTTCGCCGAGGGAGACAGTCTGCCTGGTCTCATCATTGACGTCTATGGCAATACTGCCGTCTTGCAGGCGCACAACGTGGGCATGTTCCACGTGCGTCAGCAGATTGCGCAGGCCTTGGTTGAAGTCTATGACGGCAAACTGACCGCTGTTTACGACAAAAGCGCTGAAACCCTGCCGGGCAAAGGCACCGAGCAAGGCCAGAACGGCTACCTGATTGGCGAAACGTCTACTCCGCACGTGGTCACCGAGAACGGCAACAAGTTCTTGGTGGACTGGGTAACTGGTCAGAAAACCGGCTTCTTCATTGATCAGCGCGAAAACCGTGAGTTGCTGGCCCATTATTCCAAAGGCAAGACTGTCCTCAACACCTTCTGCTACACCGGCGGTTTCTCCATCTACGCCCTCAACGCGGGCGCCGAAGCCGTGCATTCTGTAGACGTTTCCAAAAAAGCCATTGTGCTCACCGAGCAGAACGCCGAGCTAAACAACGGCCAGGACCGCCACGAAGCCTTTGCCATGGATACGTTTGACTTTATGAAAGGCCGCGAAGACTTTTATGACGTGATTGTGCTGGACCCGCCCGCCTTCGCCAAAAGCCAGAAAGTGCGTCACAACGCACTCATGGGCTATAAACGCCTGAACGCCGAAGCCATTGAGAAAATTAAGCCGGGCGGTATCATCTTCACCTTCTCCTGCTCGGGCGTGGTAGACAAATACCTGTTCCAGAGCACGGTCATGGCCGCCGCCATAGAAGCCGGCCGTAACGTCAAAGTCATGCACCACCTCTCCCAACCCGCAGACCACCCCATCAGCATCTTCCACCCAGAAGGCGAATATCTGAAGGGCTTGGTGCTGTATGTGGAATAA
- a CDS encoding DUF4783 domain-containing protein → MKNMKRVLAMVVVMLGMLVGAGQVAAQSDVVAGVKSAIKSGSSRSLAQYLNTKVQVSIDGDNASYSQSQAEMVLRNFFSKNAPLSFDFEHQGGSEDGQRYAIGKYAHKGGRYTVLVRMKKYGDAYKIDTIEFK, encoded by the coding sequence ATGAAAAATATGAAACGAGTGCTGGCAATGGTGGTGGTGATGTTGGGGATGCTGGTAGGCGCCGGACAAGTGGCCGCTCAGTCAGATGTGGTGGCCGGTGTGAAGTCCGCCATCAAGTCGGGCTCTTCGCGCAGCTTGGCTCAATACCTGAACACCAAAGTACAGGTGAGCATTGACGGTGACAACGCCAGCTATAGCCAAAGCCAGGCAGAGATGGTGTTGCGCAACTTTTTCAGCAAGAACGCCCCGCTGAGCTTTGATTTTGAGCACCAAGGCGGTTCTGAGGACGGACAGCGCTACGCCATTGGTAAATATGCCCACAAAGGCGGCCGTTACACGGTGCTGGTACGCATGAAGAAGTACGGTGACGCCTACAAGATTGACACCATAGAATTCAAGTAA
- the prfA gene encoding peptide chain release factor 1 yields MLDKLEAIKVRFEDVSQQLIQPDVVSDMKKYKSLNKEFKDLEKIVAEYERYKLLLSNIEHTKLVISTEKDEDFREMAKEELDELLPQREQMEETIKEMLIPTDPDDSKDIIMEIRAGAGGDEASLFAGDLYRMYSRFAEKQGWKMEVIDVMEGTAGGYKEVIVGIKGEDVYGKLKFESGVHRVQRVPATETAGRIHTSVASVVVLPEVEELDIDLNMNDIRKDLFCSSGPGGQSVNTTYSAVRLTHLPTGLVAQCQDQKSQMKNFDKALAVLRSRIYEQELAKKNEIEGAQRKSMVGGGDRSDKIRTYNYPQGRVSDHRIGLTVYNLPTVMDGGIDEFVEQLRIAENAERLKEGAQA; encoded by the coding sequence ATGTTAGATAAACTGGAAGCGATCAAGGTTCGGTTTGAGGACGTGAGCCAACAACTGATCCAGCCGGACGTGGTTAGTGATATGAAAAAATACAAGTCCCTGAACAAAGAGTTCAAGGACCTGGAAAAAATCGTGGCCGAATACGAGCGCTATAAACTGTTGCTGAGCAACATTGAGCATACCAAACTGGTGATTTCCACGGAGAAGGACGAGGACTTCAGGGAGATGGCCAAGGAGGAACTAGACGAGCTGTTACCCCAGCGCGAGCAGATGGAAGAGACCATCAAAGAGATGCTGATTCCCACTGACCCAGATGACAGCAAGGACATTATCATGGAGATTAGAGCCGGTGCAGGTGGTGATGAAGCCTCTCTGTTTGCCGGTGACCTGTACCGCATGTACAGCCGTTTTGCGGAGAAGCAAGGCTGGAAAATGGAGGTGATTGACGTGATGGAAGGTACCGCCGGCGGCTACAAAGAAGTGATTGTAGGCATTAAAGGCGAAGACGTGTATGGCAAGCTCAAGTTTGAGTCGGGTGTCCACCGTGTACAACGCGTACCGGCTACGGAGACGGCGGGTCGTATCCACACTTCGGTGGCTTCTGTGGTAGTTTTACCCGAAGTGGAGGAACTGGACATTGACCTGAACATGAATGACATCCGGAAGGACTTGTTCTGTTCTTCGGGCCCGGGTGGTCAGTCGGTGAACACCACGTATTCTGCCGTACGCTTGACCCACTTACCTACTGGTTTGGTGGCCCAGTGCCAGGACCAGAAATCACAGATGAAGAACTTTGACAAGGCCCTGGCCGTGTTGCGTTCCCGTATCTATGAGCAGGAGCTGGCCAAGAAAAATGAGATTGAAGGCGCCCAGCGCAAGAGCATGGTGGGCGGTGGTGACCGTTCTGACAAAATCAGAACTTACAACTATCCGCAAGGCCGCGTAAGCGACCACCGCATTGGATTGACTGTGTACAACCTGCCAACCGTAATGGACGGCGGTATTGACGAGTTTGTGGAACAGCTAAGAATAGCTGAGAACGCCGAACGCTTGAAAGAAGGCGCCCAAGCGTAA
- the nadC gene encoding carboxylating nicotinate-nucleotide diphosphorylase, with amino-acid sequence MKAPYLTEESIQAFIRQALQEDVADGDHSSLAAIPAAATNQAKLLVKDEGILAGVELAVAIFKQVDPTLRVEVLLQDGTPIKFGDVALTVHGKAQSILTAERLVLNCMQRMSGIATYTNSIVRLIEGTGARLLDTRKTTPNFRMMEKWAVLIGGGTNHRFGLFDMIMLKDNHVDYAGGIKPAIEATHAYLKKLGKDLKIEVETRNIDEVRQALEVGGIHRIMLDNFPVEKLKEAVELIGGRFEVEASGGITEKTIRAVAETGVDFISVGALTHSNRSLDLSLKAF; translated from the coding sequence GTGAAAGCTCCGTACCTAACAGAAGAAAGCATACAGGCGTTTATCCGGCAGGCCCTGCAGGAAGACGTAGCCGATGGGGACCACTCCTCTTTAGCGGCTATCCCAGCGGCTGCCACTAACCAGGCCAAGCTTTTGGTGAAGGATGAAGGCATCTTGGCGGGGGTAGAGTTAGCCGTGGCTATTTTCAAGCAAGTGGACCCAACCCTACGCGTAGAAGTGCTTTTGCAAGACGGCACGCCTATCAAATTTGGTGACGTAGCCTTGACCGTACACGGCAAAGCCCAGTCTATTCTAACGGCCGAACGTTTGGTCTTGAACTGCATGCAGCGCATGAGTGGCATTGCCACTTACACGAATAGCATTGTCAGACTGATTGAAGGCACCGGCGCCCGTTTACTGGACACCCGCAAAACCACGCCCAACTTCAGGATGATGGAGAAGTGGGCGGTTTTAATTGGCGGCGGCACCAACCACCGGTTTGGGCTGTTTGACATGATAATGCTCAAAGACAACCATGTGGACTACGCCGGCGGCATCAAGCCCGCCATAGAAGCCACGCACGCTTACTTAAAAAAACTGGGCAAAGACCTTAAGATTGAAGTAGAAACCAGAAACATTGACGAAGTACGCCAGGCACTGGAAGTAGGCGGCATCCATAGAATCATGCTGGACAACTTCCCCGTAGAGAAACTGAAAGAAGCCGTAGAGTTGATAGGCGGCCGGTTTGAGGTAGAGGCCTCGGGCGGCATCACGGAGAAAACCATCAGGGCCGTGGCTGAGACGGGAGTAGACTTTATCTCTGTGGGCGCGCTTACGCACTCAAATAGAAGCCTGGACCTGAGCTTGAAAGCGTTTTAG
- the gpmI gene encoding 2,3-bisphosphoglycerate-independent phosphoglycerate mutase, whose amino-acid sequence MSKKVLLMILDGWGLGTDPTVSAIAHAHTPFIDSMFERFPHARLEASGEAVGLPEGQMGNSEVGHMNLGAGRVVYQDLVRINVAIREKTLGQNPVLQDAFTYARENGKPVHLIGLVSEGGVHSHINHLKGLCSLAHEQGLSDVFIHAFTDGRDTDPKGGLDYLTDLQNHLDKSTGKIASIIGRYYAMDRDNRWERVKLAYDLMVHGNGRASVNWREAVQESYDNAVTDEFLQPIVCLNENGEAMAKIKEGDVVICFNFRTDRGREITQALTQREFPEQDMYPLSLRYYTLTNYDDTFVGVQAIFDKDNLANTLGEVLEHAGKTQIRIAETEKYPHVTFFFSGGRELPFNGEKRLMCPSPKVATYDLQPEMSAFDIRDAIVPEINAESADFICLNFANPDMVGHTGVFEAAIKAVETVDQCAQAVVTAALAHGYASIIIADHGNADIMRNPDGTPNTAHTTNLVPFILADEAYKGELLDGKLGDIAPTILALMGLQAPADMTGTSLLTPHLV is encoded by the coding sequence ATGAGCAAGAAGGTACTTTTAATGATTCTGGACGGATGGGGATTGGGCACCGACCCAACCGTGTCTGCCATTGCGCACGCCCACACGCCCTTTATAGATTCAATGTTTGAGCGTTTTCCGCATGCCCGCCTGGAGGCGTCCGGAGAGGCCGTGGGCCTGCCCGAAGGCCAGATGGGAAACTCTGAAGTGGGCCACATGAACCTGGGCGCCGGCCGCGTGGTGTACCAGGACTTGGTGCGCATCAACGTAGCCATCAGAGAGAAGACCCTTGGCCAGAACCCTGTCTTGCAGGATGCCTTCACCTACGCCCGTGAGAATGGCAAGCCCGTGCATTTGATTGGATTGGTCTCTGAAGGCGGCGTGCACTCGCATATCAACCATTTGAAAGGCCTTTGCTCTCTTGCCCATGAACAAGGTTTGTCAGATGTCTTCATCCATGCCTTCACCGATGGCCGGGACACCGACCCCAAAGGCGGCCTGGACTATTTGACTGATTTACAAAACCACTTAGATAAAAGTACTGGTAAAATCGCCTCCATCATTGGCCGCTACTACGCCATGGACCGCGACAACCGCTGGGAGCGCGTGAAGTTGGCCTATGACCTGATGGTGCACGGCAACGGAAGGGCCTCTGTGAACTGGCGCGAAGCCGTACAGGAGTCCTATGACAATGCCGTGACCGATGAGTTCCTGCAGCCCATTGTGTGCCTGAATGAGAACGGCGAGGCCATGGCTAAAATCAAAGAAGGCGACGTGGTGATTTGCTTTAACTTCAGGACGGACCGCGGCCGCGAGATTACCCAGGCCCTCACCCAGCGCGAGTTCCCGGAGCAGGACATGTACCCCTTGTCCTTGCGCTACTACACGCTCACCAACTATGACGATACCTTTGTGGGTGTTCAGGCCATCTTTGACAAAGACAACCTTGCCAATACTCTGGGCGAAGTCCTAGAGCACGCCGGTAAAACCCAGATACGCATAGCCGAAACGGAGAAATACCCGCACGTGACCTTCTTCTTCTCGGGTGGCCGCGAGCTGCCGTTCAACGGGGAGAAACGCCTCATGTGCCCTTCACCCAAGGTGGCTACTTATGACCTGCAGCCTGAGATGAGTGCCTTTGACATAAGGGACGCCATTGTACCAGAGATTAATGCTGAGAGCGCTGATTTTATCTGCCTTAACTTTGCCAACCCAGACATGGTAGGCCACACGGGCGTATTTGAAGCGGCCATCAAAGCCGTGGAGACCGTTGACCAATGCGCACAAGCCGTAGTGACTGCCGCCTTGGCCCATGGCTACGCCAGCATCATCATCGCGGACCATGGCAACGCCGACATCATGCGCAACCCAGACGGCACGCCTAACACAGCGCACACCACCAACCTGGTGCCGTTCATCCTGGCTGACGAAGCCTACAAAGGCGAACTCTTGGACGGGAAGCTGGGCGACATTGCCCCCACCATCTTGGCGCTCATGGGCCTGCAAGCCCCCGCCGACATGACGGGCACGTCTCTGCTCACGCCGCATTTAGTCTAA